The following coding sequences lie in one Mycobacterium sp. DL440 genomic window:
- a CDS encoding cytochrome P450, with translation MTTMSACPFGAGYDFTDPDVLLRGIPVEEFAQLRKTAPVWWNEQGESIFNDGGYWVVTRHEDIKTISRDGGAVWSTNAKGAVMRLPEGVTSEQLDLTKALLINHDAPEHTRLRKLVSRLFTPRSVAALEEKLAVAAREIVAAAAERNFGNFVDEVAMPLPLLAIADLIGVPEEDREKLFHWSNAIMNTDDPDFDADPTMANAELMGYAYNMAEERRKCPADDIVTRLVQADMGEEGGEGITDVEFAFFVILLAVAGNETTRNAMTHGMNAFLENPDQWELFKRERPETAVDEIIRWATPVHCFQRTALVDTQIGDVTVKAGQRVGLFYSSANYDEEVFESPFDFNIRRNPNPHLAFGGNGAHFCIGANLARMEIKLMFNEIADQIPDITKLREPQRLRSGWINGVKDLQVSYRG, from the coding sequence ATGACAACGATGAGCGCCTGCCCGTTCGGCGCCGGCTACGACTTCACCGATCCCGACGTCCTGCTCCGCGGAATCCCCGTCGAGGAGTTCGCCCAACTGCGCAAGACCGCGCCGGTGTGGTGGAACGAGCAGGGCGAATCGATCTTCAACGACGGCGGCTACTGGGTGGTCACCCGCCACGAGGACATCAAGACCATCTCCCGCGACGGCGGCGCAGTGTGGTCGACAAACGCCAAGGGTGCCGTCATGCGCCTTCCCGAGGGGGTGACCTCCGAACAACTCGACCTCACCAAGGCGCTGCTGATCAACCACGACGCGCCCGAGCACACCCGGCTGCGCAAGCTGGTGTCGCGACTGTTCACCCCGCGTTCGGTGGCCGCGCTGGAGGAGAAACTCGCCGTCGCCGCGCGGGAGATCGTGGCCGCGGCTGCGGAACGAAACTTCGGCAATTTTGTTGACGAAGTGGCGATGCCGTTGCCGCTGCTGGCGATCGCCGACCTGATCGGCGTACCCGAGGAGGATCGGGAGAAGTTGTTCCACTGGTCCAACGCGATCATGAACACCGACGACCCGGACTTCGACGCCGATCCGACGATGGCCAACGCCGAACTGATGGGCTACGCCTACAACATGGCCGAGGAGCGTCGGAAGTGCCCGGCCGACGACATCGTGACGCGTCTCGTGCAGGCCGACATGGGAGAGGAAGGCGGCGAGGGCATCACGGACGTCGAGTTCGCGTTCTTCGTGATCCTGCTGGCCGTGGCCGGCAACGAGACCACCCGCAACGCCATGACGCACGGCATGAACGCCTTCCTCGAAAACCCCGACCAGTGGGAGCTTTTCAAGCGTGAACGCCCCGAAACCGCGGTCGACGAGATCATCCGCTGGGCCACGCCGGTGCACTGCTTCCAGCGCACCGCCCTGGTCGACACCCAGATCGGCGATGTCACCGTGAAGGCCGGGCAGCGTGTCGGCCTGTTCTACAGCTCGGCCAACTACGACGAAGAGGTGTTCGAATCCCCGTTTGATTTCAATATCCGGCGCAACCCCAACCCGCACCTGGCCTTCGGCGGAAACGGCGCGCACTTCTGCATCGGCGCCAACCTGGCGCGGATGGAGATCAAGCTGATGTTCAACGAGATCGCCGATCAGATCCCCGACATCACCAAACTGCGCGAGCCCCAACGTCTCCGGTCGGGATGGATCAACGGCGTCAAGGACCTGCAGGTCTCCTA